The sequence below is a genomic window from Deltaproteobacteria bacterium.
AAGAAATCCGGTCGCGGACTGATTCGGCCTGAGGAGGGAATCATTGAACCGCACGCTTTCAAAATGTTGCTCGATTCGACGGTTGACGGCGGCGGTGTGGCTGGCAGATCCGGCGATGGTGGCTGGCTACAGTATGATTGCAAATGGTCCGGTGAGCGCGGTCCAACCCAAAGCTTTTCCTGCGTACTCGCTGTTGGCAGCTTGGGACGCGGCTTTTTGTCCTGAAAGCGACGATAGGGATTCTTTGCCCAGAAAGACGCTTATTTCATGTTCTCGTAGCCCGTAGCTTTGGGTACCGTTGTTATTTACTTTGAGCAGGAGTGGCAGAATACCGGCTGGAGCCATGTCGGCGTCAAACGCTTGCTGCGATTTTTGCGCTGTCACAAATTCTTCTATTGAAACTTCGAACCCTTCCTGCACTTGCGTTGCAGTGGGCTGACGTGGCCGCATCAGATCCTGGTAACGGAGACCGGGCTCGAATTCGCACATCCAATAAGATGAAGGAAGATTGCGAGAATAGTAAGCTTGCTAATCAGCTGTTGATTTATCACGGCGTCCTCCATCGGAAATGATTTAGGCCGACAATTAGTACAGCTAGTACAGCGGTTAACGGCTTGTCAATGGGGAATTCATTGCTACCTATTGAAGGCGCGAATGCAGCGAAGCAGGACGAAAAATCTTTCGCCCCTACAAAAGTTCTTCAATCAAAATGAAGCGCTGGCGCTTTTTTGCTAGGAACCAAATGCTGTGAGTGATTGACAGAAGTCTGCTGTTCGTGAATCAAGGCTGGGTCATTGAAGTTAAATCGCCAATGCGCCACAAAAAAAGCGTGTGCTGATGGCGCAGCCCGCCAAGTTTGATCTCGATCTCGGAGAGTTTTTCGGTCTTGTCCGGTTCCCAGCCTTCGATGCCGAAGTCGTGGGCGACGATGCGGGCACCGGGTTTGAGATTTTTCTGCAATCTCGGTTTCATCGCTTCGTTGAACCAGGGCAGCATGTAGAGCGTGACCACCGTGGCCTTCGACAGGTCGGTCTTCATGGCGTCTTCGGCGCGGAAGTCGACCAAGTGGCTGACGCCGGCGGCTTTGGCGTCTTTGCGCGCTTTTTCGAGCAGCAGGCGGTCCATTTCGATGCCGACGGCGCGGACGCCGTATTTTTTCGCGGCGCGGATGACGATGCGGCCGTCGCCGCTGCCGAGATCGTAAACCACGTCGCCTTTTTTGACTTCCGCCAGTTCGAGCATTTTATCGACGACTTCGATGGGCGTCGGCACGAAGGGGATTTCTTCGCGCGGGCCGAGCTGGGCTTTGAGTGGGTCGGATGGAACTAATAGGACTGACAAGACTAACAAACGTTTTAGCGTCATGGGAATTTTGACTCCGGGTTAAGTCTTTGCGCCCAGCACTTGGTCGAACCACGCTGCTCGGGTCGTGGATTAGTTAATCGGTGTAGACTTGTGAAAACTACCTGATCGAGTGTGCGCCTGTCAATTTTGCCGCCGGTTTGTGATTTGGCGGGAATCCGGGCTATATGGAGAGATGGAAAATAACAGCTCGGGGAATCCGCAGAAGCAACCGCCGCTCGCTTTGCCCTTTCACTACGGCTGGCTGGTCATCTCGCTCTGTTTCTTGACCACGCTCACCAGCGCCGGCGTGCGTTCTTCGCCGTCGGTTTTGATTCATCCGTTGGAAGCCGAGTTCGGTTGGAGCCGGACGATGATCGCCGCGGCGGTGAGCATGAATCTCTTGCTCTTCGGCGTCGCCGCGCCGGTGAGCGGCTATCTCATCGATCGCTTCGGTCCGCGCAAAGTGATGATGGGCAGTTTGACGATGTTGATCGTCGGCGTCAGCGGCACCATGATGATGACCCAGTTCTGGCAGTTTTTTCTAGTGTGGGGAATCATCGTTGGCGTCGGCGCCGGCGGCGTTGGATCGGTGTTGACCGCCACCGTGGGCAATCGTTGGTTTGTCGCCAAGCGCGGCCTCGCTCTCGGCATTCTTGGCAGCGCCAGTTCCACGGGGCAAATTATTTTCTTGCCGCTGTTCATGGCGATGATCCAGTACGCCGGCTGGCGATTAGGATCTATGTCGCTGATCATCGTGGCGATGTTTTTACTGCCGTTGATCTATTTTTTCATGCGCGACGACCCCTCTGAAGTCGGCTTGCAGCCCTATGGCGCCGACGATCCCATGGCCGCCGCTGGCGGTACGACTTCGCTGCGTGGTATGTCGTCCAAGAACGCCACGATCACGGCGAAGGAAGTGGTTAGCAACCGGACCTTCTGGCTGCTTTGCGGTAGCTTCTTCGTGTGCGGTGGCACCGCCAATGGACTCATCGGCACACATTTGATTCCCCATGAAATCGAAATCGGCATTCCCCAGATCGCCGCGGCCAGCCTGCTCGGCTTGATGGGCGCGCTCAATATGGTCGGGACGATTTTTTCCGGCTGGATGATCGATAAAGTGCAGCCGCACAAATGGCTGGCGCTGGTTTACGCGCTGCGCGGTTGCTCGCTCTTGTTGCTGCCCTTCATGCGCGATTACGTCGGCTTGGTGGCGTTTGCGATCATCTACGGCTTGGACTGGTTCGCCACGGTGCCGCCGTCGATGGCGATCACTGCGGACACGTTCGGCCGACAAAACGTCGGCAAAGTTTACGGCTGGATTTTTATGTCGCATCAGGTCGGCGCGGCGATCATGGCCTCGGCGGCGGGCGCGGTGCGAACCTACGTCGGCGATTACCAGCCGGCGTTTTTTGCCGGCGGCGTGATCGCCATGATCGCGGCGACGTTAGCGCTCAACATCAAGCCGAAAGCTAAAGAAGCGGCACCGCCCACCGTGAGTGTGCAACCGGCGGGCGCGTGAAAAAGAGTCTGAAGGCGGAAGCATGAAGTGACGAGCGAACTCTCGCCCGTCTTCATTCTTGTTTTTAGTCGGATTCGGTAAAATTCGACACGCGCCATTGGTTGCCTTCCAGGCGCGAGG
It includes:
- a CDS encoding MFS transporter, producing the protein MENNSSGNPQKQPPLALPFHYGWLVISLCFLTTLTSAGVRSSPSVLIHPLEAEFGWSRTMIAAAVSMNLLLFGVAAPVSGYLIDRFGPRKVMMGSLTMLIVGVSGTMMMTQFWQFFLVWGIIVGVGAGGVGSVLTATVGNRWFVAKRGLALGILGSASSTGQIIFLPLFMAMIQYAGWRLGSMSLIIVAMFLLPLIYFFMRDDPSEVGLQPYGADDPMAAAGGTTSLRGMSSKNATITAKEVVSNRTFWLLCGSFFVCGGTANGLIGTHLIPHEIEIGIPQIAAASLLGLMGALNMVGTIFSGWMIDKVQPHKWLALVYALRGCSLLLLPFMRDYVGLVAFAIIYGLDWFATVPPSMAITADTFGRQNVGKVYGWIFMSHQVGAAIMASAAGAVRTYVGDYQPAFFAGGVIAMIAATLALNIKPKAKEAAPPTVSVQPAGA
- a CDS encoding class I SAM-dependent methyltransferase gives rise to the protein MTLKRLLVLSVLLVPSDPLKAQLGPREEIPFVPTPIEVVDKMLELAEVKKGDVVYDLGSGDGRIVIRAAKKYGVRAVGIEMDRLLLEKARKDAKAAGVSHLVDFRAEDAMKTDLSKATVVTLYMLPWFNEAMKPRLQKNLKPGARIVAHDFGIEGWEPDKTEKLSEIEIKLGGLRHQHTLFLWRIGDLTSMTQP